Genomic window (Cellulosilyticum lentocellum DSM 5427):
CCTTTGTAGTCTCAAAAGAATCTTTTGTTGACTTTGTAGTTGATACTTGGAAAAATCTCATCGTATTTTCTTCATCGCCATCTTCACCAACCAATCGATACGTAATAATACTTTCTTGTGGGTAATATTTTTTTAGAATTTTACTGAAAATAATCGGCATATTATCATAGGTATAATTCCCATCATCTAGCATGTAATATCCAAAACTTCTAGCTACTTGCCCATCAAATATAATATAATACCAATCTTTAATGACTAGACCATTTTCTGTTTCTATATAAGTAAGTACATCTAATTGATCTGGAATACCTTTCTTCTGATTTTCTATAAAGTTGTCTAGCTTATCCCAATTAAAAGCCTCTTCAGTACCATCCTTTATACCTACTCTATAAGTAGCACTAGTTTTAGCCTCTTCTAATGTAAGTGGCTTTCTATTTTTTTGTGGAAGCTTGTCTAAATCCTCCCCTAAATCTGGTGTTTTAAAGCTGGATAAAATCTGATTAATTTCTTCCTTATTCACTTGTTCCAAATCAAAAAAGAGAGCATAGCCGTAAGGTGGCGGATTCGGTAAATCATAAAAAACATATTGTATATAAGAGGTTTTACCATCTTTTTTATACTGTGTTTCTATTAATGGCACGCTATAGCCCTGTATACTGGTTTGTTCAATCTCTCTCCCTTTTACTGGCAAGCCAAAGACATTAAACGCGTCCTCCATGGATATTTTATTGTTTATTAATCGCACTCCCCCCATTCTTTGATTATCTTTATATAGCCAATTAATACTAGAATAAACATCTTGCCCCTCACTATCTCCTTGATTAAAATTTTGTATTGTCCACTGCTCAGGTACCCTTATTTCATATCCACTTATCATTAATACCTGTTTATCTTCTGTTTCCTCTTTTATTACACCAGTAGGTTGTTGACTCTCTAATTTTAAATCTTTTTCGCCTATATCTTCTATGCTTGCCTTTTCTAAAGGCTTTGCTACTTCTCTTGTAATCCCTACACACCCACTTACTAAACCAATGCAAGTAACCATAATAAATGTTACCAAGCCTTTTTTCTTCTTATGCCCATTAACTATAACTTCAAAGCGTTGTTTTAAAGTTTGCTTATTGCCTCTAAACTGTGTAGAAAGGCTTATACTTTTTTGATGAGAGCTATCTGCCACCTTTAAAATAACTTCCATATAACTCTTCTTAGTCTCAGGTACTTCTCCCTTTAAAACCCGACTGTCACAAACAACTTCTAAATCTTCTTCTGCATATTTAGCCATAATATGTACTAATGGGTTAAACCAATGTATTCCCCTTACACTTATTAACAATAATTTATACCATAGGTCCCCATATTTATAATGTAGTAGTTCATGCTTCAATATAAAATATAATTCTTGTTCCTCATACTTCTTACTAGGTATTAAAATGTTAGGGCGCCAATAGCCCATTACCATAGGTGAATCTATCTTTTTACACACTTGAATTTCAATAGGTTTTGTAATATGGAGTTCTCTGCAGATTTCTTTAAATACCTGGTTAATAACCTGGTCTCTACTTGTCTGGTTCCATCGTTTACATGATTTACGAAAACTTAGGTATAGCACCAAGTGATAACTTAGAAACAGTGTACTGCCTATTAGCCAAAAATAACTTAGGAGCAACTT
Coding sequences:
- a CDS encoding M56 family metallopeptidase → MLGEVWLSTIDLSIVIGGMIIVLLMLRSFLYKKIALKWWYGIWLVLAIRLLIPFNWGAQMNLIQIGESLFKNYQQEEILAQSIDASQAEALVGLTTEKDSTNEKLSSSLTSNDSINKGKLEHQIEDLKMGDNSKYVESTLKLLLSYFWLIGSTLFLSYHLVLYLSFRKSCKRWNQTSRDQVINQVFKEICRELHITKPIEIQVCKKIDSPMVMGYWRPNILIPSKKYEEQELYFILKHELLHYKYGDLWYKLLLISVRGIHWFNPLVHIMAKYAEEDLEVVCDSRVLKGEVPETKKSYMEVILKVADSSHQKSISLSTQFRGNKQTLKQRFEVIVNGHKKKKGLVTFIMVTCIGLVSGCVGITREVAKPLEKASIEDIGEKDLKLESQQPTGVIKEETEDKQVLMISGYEIRVPEQWTIQNFNQGDSEGQDVYSSINWLYKDNQRMGGVRLINNKISMEDAFNVFGLPVKGREIEQTSIQGYSVPLIETQYKKDGKTSYIQYVFYDLPNPPPYGYALFFDLEQVNKEEINQILSSFKTPDLGEDLDKLPQKNRKPLTLEEAKTSATYRVGIKDGTEEAFNWDKLDNFIENQKKGIPDQLDVLTYIETENGLVIKDWYYIIFDGQVARSFGYYMLDDGNYTYDNMPIIFSKILKKYYPQESIITYRLVGEDGDEENTMRFFQVSTTKSTKDSFETTKEEKATYILLK